The following are encoded together in the Clostridium sp. BJN0013 genome:
- the opp4C gene encoding oligopeptide ABC transporter permease: MSKMEVELRNNSGSTALAVETDITSENYIYLIMKRFKKHKIAVAGVIFICILTVIAIFAPLIAPKSPYAVENLFGAAPSSSHVLGTDQVGRDVLSRLVYGVRISLIVGIGTMILSVSIGTILGLISGYFGGKIDMIIMRITDIFMSFPQMMLILIIVSIVGPGLKNIIWVLGLLGWPGITRLVRGNVLSIKQMDYIKSAVVLGFNTPRLLFSHVLPNTMAPILVNATFGIARAIIYEASLSFLGMGVQPPTASWGNMLTDAQALTVLTTKPWLWFPPGIMIIFTVLAFNFIGDGLRDAFDPRNTR, from the coding sequence ATGAGCAAAATGGAAGTGGAATTGCGAAATAATTCAGGTTCAACTGCATTAGCTGTTGAAACAGATATAACTAGTGAAAATTATATATATTTAATTATGAAAAGATTTAAAAAGCATAAAATAGCTGTAGCTGGAGTTATATTTATATGTATATTAACGGTAATTGCAATATTTGCTCCACTTATAGCTCCTAAAAGTCCATATGCTGTAGAAAATTTGTTTGGGGCTGCACCGTCCTCTAGTCATGTACTTGGAACAGATCAGGTTGGTAGGGATGTATTAAGTCGTCTTGTGTATGGTGTTCGTATTTCTTTGATTGTAGGTATTGGGACTATGATTTTAAGTGTAAGCATAGGTACGATACTTGGCCTTATATCAGGATATTTTGGAGGTAAAATTGACATGATTATTATGCGTATAACCGATATTTTTATGTCCTTTCCTCAAATGATGCTTATATTGATTATAGTAAGTATAGTTGGACCTGGCCTTAAAAATATTATATGGGTTTTAGGTCTTCTTGGATGGCCAGGTATAACACGTTTAGTTAGAGGAAATGTGCTTTCTATCAAGCAGATGGATTATATAAAATCAGCTGTAGTTCTGGGATTTAATACTCCAAGATTGTTATTTTCTCATGTACTTCCCAATACTATGGCACCTATTTTGGTAAATGCAACTTTTGGAATTGCCAGAGCTATTATATATGAAGCCTCACTTAGCTTTCTGGGTATGGGAGTACAACCTCCTACTGCAAGTTGGGGAAATATGCTTACAGATGCCCAGGCTCTTACTGTTTTGACAACCAAACCTTGGTTATGGTTTCCACCTGGAATTATGATTATATTCACTGTATTGGCATTTAATTTTATTGGTGATGGTTTGAGAGATGCTTTTGATCCTAGAAATACAAGATAA
- a CDS encoding M20 family metallopeptidase has product MNTLRKAEDIKSWMIELRRDFHMYPEPSFEEVRTSKVIAEELKKMDIEVITTGKTGVIGLLKGKNPGKAIALRADIDGLSVTEETGLPYSSKNPGYMHACGHDTHITELLGAAKILSDLKHELYGSVKFIFQPAEELGTGAAYMIEHGALENPKVDIIVGMHTFGMIETGKIVVQKGPFMAYGDKWSLTVEGKSCHGSSPWQGIDAMPCAVAIMEGFQTIVTRFNDARNPIVVNVGTVNAGERFNVIPGKVEITGMNRSLSSYSREMMPKWMKKIIDGICSAYGCTYNFKYEEGFKPIMNEDSFTEFIRKSISKVIGEENIIQIGKIMGSEDFSSYQEKVPGTFLILGGGNKEKGYMYSQHSNRFTIDEDCLPIGAAAYVQAALDFLKA; this is encoded by the coding sequence ATGAATACTTTAAGAAAAGCTGAAGACATAAAGTCTTGGATGATAGAACTTAGAAGAGATTTTCATATGTATCCTGAGCCGTCTTTTGAAGAAGTAAGAACGTCAAAAGTAATAGCTGAAGAACTTAAAAAAATGGACATAGAGGTTATTACCACAGGTAAAACAGGTGTTATTGGATTGCTAAAAGGAAAAAATCCGGGAAAGGCCATTGCACTTCGTGCAGATATTGATGGCCTGTCAGTTACAGAGGAAACAGGCCTTCCCTACAGTTCAAAAAATCCTGGATACATGCATGCTTGTGGACATGATACTCATATTACGGAACTTTTAGGAGCTGCAAAAATATTATCTGATTTAAAACATGAATTGTACGGCAGTGTAAAATTCATTTTCCAACCGGCAGAAGAACTTGGAACTGGCGCAGCATATATGATAGAACATGGGGCTCTTGAGAATCCTAAAGTTGATATAATTGTAGGTATGCACACTTTTGGAATGATCGAGACTGGTAAAATAGTAGTTCAAAAAGGTCCTTTTATGGCATATGGAGATAAATGGAGTCTTACTGTAGAAGGAAAATCTTGTCACGGATCTTCCCCATGGCAGGGAATAGATGCAATGCCTTGTGCTGTGGCAATAATGGAGGGATTTCAAACTATTGTGACTAGATTTAATGATGCAAGAAATCCTATAGTTGTTAATGTAGGAACTGTAAATGCCGGTGAACGGTTTAATGTGATTCCAGGAAAAGTTGAAATAACGGGCATGAATAGGTCATTATCAAGTTATTCTAGAGAAATGATGCCAAAGTGGATGAAGAAAATAATAGATGGCATATGTAGTGCATATGGTTGTACATACAATTTTAAGTATGAAGAGGGATTTAAGCCTATTATGAATGAAGATAGTTTTACTGAATTTATAAGAAAATCAATATCTAAAGTAATAGGAGAAGAAAATATAATTCAAATAGGAAAAATTATGGGTTCTGAAGATTTTTCCTCTTATCAGGAAAAAGTACCAGGTACCTTTTTAATACTTGGCGGCGGAAACAAAGAAAAAGGTTATATGTATTCTCAACATTCCAATCGATTTACCATCGATGAAGACTGCCTTCCTATAGGAGCTGCAGCTTACGTTCAGGCAGCTTTAGATTTTTTAAAAGCTTAA
- a CDS encoding M20 family metallopeptidase, translating to MNTLDEARKLKSWMVQLRRDFHMYPEPSFEEVRTSKIISEELKNMDIDVSTTGKTGVIGLLRGKKRGKVIALRADIDGLSVTEKTGLSYSSKNQGYMHACGHDTHITELLGAAKILSHLKNELCGSVKFIFQPAEELGAGAAYMIEHGVLENPKVDMIVGMHTFGLIETGQVVVQEGFLMASIDTWHLTIKGKSCHGSSPWQGVDTIPCALAVMKGFETIVTRFNDARNPIVINIGTVNTGERFNIVPGKVEMTGANRAFSQYSREMMPKWMKKIIYSVCDTYGCKAEFAYEMGCSPTVNEIESTGFVKKSVARAIGEKNIIHQISPIMGSEDFSSYLEKVPGAFLILGGGNRKKGYMYSQHSNYFTIDEDCLSVGASVYAQIACDFLKN from the coding sequence ATGAATACTTTAGATGAAGCTAGGAAACTGAAGTCATGGATGGTACAACTTAGAAGAGATTTTCATATGTATCCCGAGCCATCTTTTGAAGAAGTGAGAACGTCAAAAATAATATCTGAAGAGCTTAAAAACATGGATATAGATGTTTCTACTACAGGTAAAACAGGCGTTATTGGATTACTAAGAGGAAAAAAGCGGGGAAAAGTCATTGCACTTCGTGCAGATATTGATGGATTGTCAGTTACAGAGAAAACAGGCCTTTCATATAGTTCAAAAAATCAAGGGTACATGCATGCTTGTGGACATGATACTCATATTACGGAACTTTTAGGTGCTGCAAAGATATTATCGCATTTAAAAAATGAATTGTGCGGCAGTGTAAAGTTTATTTTCCAACCTGCGGAAGAACTTGGAGCTGGTGCAGCATATATGATAGAACATGGAGTCCTTGAGAATCCTAAAGTTGATATGATTGTAGGAATGCATACTTTTGGATTAATCGAAACAGGTCAGGTAGTAGTTCAGGAAGGATTTCTTATGGCTTCTATAGATACCTGGCATCTTACTATAAAAGGAAAATCATGTCATGGATCTTCTCCATGGCAGGGAGTAGACACAATTCCCTGTGCATTAGCAGTAATGAAAGGATTTGAAACTATTGTGACTAGATTTAATGACGCAAGAAACCCTATAGTTATTAATATAGGTACTGTAAATACAGGTGAAAGATTTAACATAGTTCCTGGAAAAGTTGAAATGACCGGGGCAAATAGGGCATTTTCACAATATTCTAGAGAAATGATGCCTAAATGGATGAAGAAAATAATATATAGTGTATGTGATACATATGGCTGTAAAGCTGAATTTGCATATGAAATGGGATGTAGTCCTACGGTTAATGAAATTGAATCAACTGGATTTGTAAAGAAATCAGTAGCCAGAGCTATAGGAGAAAAAAATATAATTCATCAGATATCACCCATTATGGGCTCTGAAGATTTTTCCTCTTATCTGGAAAAAGTACCAGGTGCTTTTTTGATACTTGGCGGCGGAAATAGGAAAAAAGGTTATATGTATTCACAGCATTCTAATTACTTTACAATTGATGAAGATTGTCTTTCGGTAGGGGCCTCAGTGTACGCTCAGATAGCTTGTGATTTCTTAAAAAATTAA
- a CDS encoding ATP-dependent Clp protease adaptor ClpS, which yields MPQKTILKQDSKVDVKRPPMYKVIIYNDDYTTMQFVVDVLIKIFKKSAVEATQIMYDVHRKGIGIAGIYVYDIAATKTAQAISMARNSGFPLKFSMEEE from the coding sequence ATGCCACAAAAAACTATTTTAAAACAAGATTCAAAGGTTGATGTTAAAAGACCACCTATGTATAAAGTTATTATATATAATGATGATTATACTACTATGCAATTTGTAGTAGATGTTTTAATAAAAATATTTAAAAAGAGTGCTGTAGAAGCTACGCAAATAATGTATGATGTTCATAGGAAAGGTATAGGCATAGCTGGCATATATGTTTATGATATAGCTGCTACTAAAACAGCGCAGGCTATCAGTATGGCAAGAAATAGTGGATTTCCACTAAAATTTAGTATGGAAGAGGAATAG
- the clpA gene encoding ATP-dependent Clp protease ATP-binding subunit ClpA, with translation MKLDKIVNEIITAAYNEARYCKHEYFTPEHVLYAALFFPEGIDIIESCGGNVKNIKRDLLQYFNDNIEITEKKEPLETIGLQNILTSAGEHVLAAEKEVIKLGDIFISIYDEEQSFASFFLRKQGIRRIDILNYITHGISATMFDYNIEEDSKYLIDEEDTQSVLNIGDFAVDLTEKAKMGGIDPLIGREDIIRRTIQVLSRRNKNNPIHVGDPGVGKTAITEGLAKLIVENKVPNLLKDSKIYSLDMGSILAGTKYRGDFEDRIKNTLKKIQKEDKPIVYIDEIHTIIGAGSVSGGSLDAANILKPFLTSGKIKFIGSTTYDEYKKIFEKDRALARRFQRIEIPEPTVEDTYNILLGIKDQYEKFHNVTYKEEALKAAVDLSVKYINDRFLPDKAIDVIDETGAYVRLHSSDDNKIVIEKAHIEKTIAAMAKIPEQTLSQDETKVLKNLDKVLKEKVFGQEEAIDSLVRAIKRSRAGFNEDNKTVASLLFVGPTGVGKTEISKQLAKALNIPFIRFDMSEYQEKHTVARLIGSPPGYVGYEEGGLLTDVVRKTPYCVLLLDEIEKAHPDVLNILLQIMDYATLTDNAGKKTDFKNTTIIMTSNAGARSVGKVLMGFGDRIVKKDAISEEVNRIFSPEFRNRLDDIIYFNSMNDKMAYLVAKKVVGQFEKQLLSKNIKINVTDECYRWLSKKGVSLEYGAREIIRIVQQDIKPYFVDKVLFNENIENTISIIDVENDSIKIKSEEQ, from the coding sequence ATGAAATTAGATAAAATAGTGAATGAAATTATAACTGCAGCTTATAATGAAGCAAGGTATTGTAAACATGAATACTTTACTCCTGAACATGTATTGTATGCTGCGTTATTTTTTCCAGAGGGAATAGATATAATAGAAAGTTGTGGAGGTAATGTTAAAAATATAAAAAGAGATTTATTACAGTATTTCAATGACAATATAGAAATTACAGAGAAAAAAGAACCCCTTGAGACTATAGGTCTTCAAAATATATTGACTTCTGCAGGAGAACATGTTCTGGCTGCTGAAAAAGAGGTAATAAAATTGGGGGATATTTTTATATCCATATATGATGAAGAACAGAGTTTTGCCAGTTTTTTTCTCAGGAAACAGGGTATAAGGAGAATTGACATATTGAATTATATAACCCATGGAATTTCAGCAACTATGTTTGATTATAACATTGAAGAGGATTCCAAATACTTAATAGATGAAGAAGATACACAAAGTGTTTTAAATATAGGAGATTTTGCAGTAGATCTTACGGAAAAAGCTAAAATGGGAGGTATAGATCCTTTAATAGGGAGGGAAGATATAATTCGTAGAACTATACAAGTACTATCAAGGAGAAATAAAAATAATCCTATTCATGTTGGAGATCCAGGGGTGGGTAAAACTGCCATTACGGAAGGTCTGGCAAAATTAATTGTAGAAAATAAAGTGCCTAATCTATTAAAAGATAGTAAGATATACTCTCTAGATATGGGGTCCATTTTAGCAGGAACTAAATATAGGGGAGATTTTGAAGATAGAATAAAAAATACACTTAAAAAAATTCAAAAGGAAGATAAACCTATTGTATATATAGATGAGATTCATACTATAATAGGGGCAGGTTCCGTGTCTGGAGGATCTTTAGATGCAGCAAATATTTTGAAACCTTTTTTGACCAGTGGAAAGATTAAGTTTATAGGTTCAACTACCTATGATGAGTATAAAAAAATATTTGAAAAAGACAGGGCACTGGCTAGGAGATTTCAAAGAATAGAAATACCAGAACCCACAGTAGAGGATACTTATAATATACTTTTAGGTATAAAAGATCAATATGAAAAATTTCATAATGTAACTTATAAAGAAGAAGCTTTAAAGGCAGCGGTGGACTTATCTGTAAAATATATAAATGATAGATTCCTTCCAGACAAGGCTATTGACGTAATAGATGAGACAGGAGCTTATGTAAGACTCCATAGCAGTGACGATAATAAAATAGTTATTGAAAAGGCGCATATAGAAAAAACTATCGCTGCCATGGCTAAAATACCAGAGCAAACATTATCTCAAGATGAAACCAAGGTGTTAAAAAATTTAGATAAGGTTCTTAAGGAAAAAGTGTTTGGTCAGGAAGAAGCTATAGATTCTCTGGTAAGGGCTATAAAAAGATCCAGAGCGGGTTTTAATGAAGATAATAAAACTGTGGCAAGTCTTTTATTTGTAGGCCCTACAGGGGTGGGAAAGACAGAGATAAGTAAACAACTGGCAAAGGCCTTAAATATTCCTTTTATTAGATTTGATATGAGTGAATATCAGGAAAAGCACACAGTAGCTAGGCTTATAGGCTCTCCGCCGGGATATGTAGGTTATGAAGAAGGAGGACTTTTGACAGATGTTGTAAGAAAAACTCCTTATTGCGTGTTACTTTTGGATGAAATAGAAAAGGCTCATCCAGATGTATTGAATATACTGCTTCAGATTATGGATTATGCAACTCTTACAGATAATGCAGGAAAGAAAACTGATTTTAAAAACACAACAATCATAATGACTTCAAATGCCGGTGCCAGATCAGTGGGAAAAGTGCTTATGGGATTTGGGGATAGAATTGTAAAAAAAGATGCTATCAGTGAAGAGGTAAATAGGATATTTTCCCCGGAATTTAGAAATAGATTGGATGATATAATATATTTTAATTCAATGAATGATAAGATGGCATATTTAGTTGCAAAAAAAGTTGTGGGCCAGTTTGAAAAACAGCTTTTATCTAAAAATATAAAAATAAATGTAACAGATGAATGCTATAGATGGTTGTCTAAAAAAGGTGTATCACTGGAGTATGGAGCCAGAGAAATAATTAGAATAGTTCAGCAGGATATAAAACCTTATTTTGTAGATAAAGTACTTTTTAATGAGAATATTGAAAATACAATTAGTATTATAGATGTAGAAAATGATAGTATAAAAATCAAAAGTGAGGAACAATAG
- a CDS encoding YibE/F family protein yields MIIFFIRSSLSSEGGDNSPVYGKVIKIHSTENKGSERFSNADVKIISGKLKGKVITVQNFVGGKIKDESSSTQSFVKVGDEVLVNIDRYDEKGNVEDAYIYEIVRYKYLYKLALFFIISLAIIGGKKGLKSIITLIITGFVVIKVLIPLIIQGFNPTLVSSLVCIFVIVVNLLIISGKNEKTLAAIIGTSGGVLIAGIIAVFSNFIIRVNGLTDEEMQSIIYTAQNANFDFSGLLFAGIIMGALGAVMDVSMSIASSIKEIGSAKPDMTVKELIKSGMNVGKDIMGTMANTLILAYAGGAMYIMIMVSAYSYSTSISTAVDQDIIAAEILKALAGSIGLVFAVPITAVVSAILVKSHSNK; encoded by the coding sequence GTGATTATATTTTTTATAAGGTCATCTTTAAGCAGTGAAGGTGGGGATAACAGTCCTGTTTATGGGAAAGTTATCAAGATACATTCTACAGAAAATAAAGGTTCTGAGAGATTTTCCAATGCAGATGTTAAAATAATTTCAGGAAAACTTAAAGGTAAAGTAATTACAGTTCAAAATTTTGTAGGGGGAAAGATTAAAGATGAGAGCAGCAGTACTCAGAGTTTTGTAAAAGTAGGAGATGAAGTATTAGTTAATATTGACAGGTATGATGAAAAAGGAAATGTAGAAGATGCATATATATATGAAATAGTAAGGTATAAGTATTTATACAAATTGGCATTGTTTTTTATAATCTCCCTAGCCATTATTGGAGGGAAAAAAGGACTAAAATCCATTATAACATTAATTATAACCGGATTTGTGGTGATAAAAGTACTTATACCTCTTATAATACAGGGATTTAATCCTACATTGGTGTCTTCTCTAGTATGTATTTTTGTAATTGTAGTAAATCTTCTCATAATAAGTGGAAAAAATGAAAAGACTCTGGCTGCTATTATAGGAACTTCTGGGGGAGTTTTGATTGCAGGAATTATAGCAGTATTTTCAAATTTTATAATAAGGGTTAATGGACTTACCGATGAAGAAATGCAATCCATTATATATACAGCACAAAATGCCAATTTTGACTTTTCAGGATTGCTTTTTGCAGGTATAATTATGGGGGCCTTAGGGGCAGTTATGGATGTAAGCATGTCTATAGCCTCTTCCATAAAAGAAATTGGAAGTGCCAAACCGGATATGACTGTAAAAGAGCTTATAAAGTCAGGGATGAATGTGGGAAAAGATATTATGGGTACTATGGCAAATACCCTCATACTTGCTTATGCAGGGGGTGCCATGTATATAATGATTATGGTTTCTGCATATTCCTATAGTACATCTATATCCACTGCCGTAGATCAAGACATTATCGCAGCAGAGATATTAAAAGCTTTGGCAGGCAGTATTGGATTGGTTTTTGCAGTTCCAATTACTGCAGTTGTATCTGCAATACTAGTTAAATCACATTCAAATAAATAA
- the pglX gene encoding BREX-1 system adenine-specific DNA-methyltransferase PglX, producing the protein MNKNILKNFAVRSRKELVEKVKIKAAKQGIKKEHIENLDTIRHSEKIICSEREKLQREMIINRIETLNKNGDEGYNIVIEEIACSWFNRFIALRFMEVNKYIPETFIIKDNEYNSIQEINGIDFSMDMGKIQGMKLNRDVEGIFRYVILSRCNALNKVLPFIFEEWADYTELLFPEDLLSGKNFVFKLIHIIPEELWHHVEIIGWLYEYYISKEQNRIISSKKKYTKKEIPYATQLFTPDWIVKYMVQNSLGRYWIEAHPEQKDLKKSWEFYVENLELQQELKPYTDRNLKIVDIKCFDPACGCGHVLVYMFRLLHQIYKKCGYDENEIPEIIIENNLYGLDIHDRACELACFVIVMEGMKYDKYLLEKMKRKAIKFNITSIKETNNFSNEDIEYVLGDDYNTHYNIMKNFIDQFKDAKIYGSLIELREFKEDILLNRLEYIKNIRESNLLKEKRRKEIIGELSKLIKQARIMGYTYDILVTNPPYISNKYLPELLAKYIGKNYPEAKSDIFSAFMIYGFSKVKYNGQLAFMTPFVWMFIQSYQKLREEIIDHKSITSLIQLEYSGFQEATVPICTFTLRNYKVNIQGSYIKLSDFKGPSNQPVKAKEAIDNPHVNYRFTLNQDKMKSIPGSRFGYWLTNREIEILNKAKMVGNVAFPCTGMQTGNNNKYIRYWFEVKYKLINFTGESDSIKYWIPYQMGGEARKWYGNISEVIYWKNNGEEVRAEEGSLIRNEKFFFKKGISWKRITSGNNTIRVLNKGFIFDQSADSIFVKSEEDYNYILAFFNTRIMINIFKFISPTLNLTAGTVKQIPIYIEKNIDIKRRINELCEECISISKMDWDFFETSWNFRKHPFILMHSKNMDRDKKDIPSNYDLQAKYYICHAFNLWESFANNQFNKLKHNEEELNKIFISIYGLQDELTPEVWDKDITIRRADKKRDIKSFISYAMGCMFGRYSIDKEGIICFDRGTYGLYGDKNTNFIRYLPDKDNIIPVLCHSYFKNDIVCRFIQFVYVTFGERTLCENLNFISETLGKKEGETDEDTLRRYFMNDFFKDHIQVYKKRPIYWLFTSGKYKAFNCLVYVHRYHKGILSIMRDCYVNKIQDKIYKDIQFLSHKIEDSCEREKKAISKKLEILYKQQDELNIYDEILISKANKNIELELDLGISANYKKFLPLVKTLEK; encoded by the coding sequence ATGAACAAAAATATATTGAAAAATTTTGCAGTCAGAAGCAGAAAAGAACTTGTGGAAAAAGTTAAAATAAAAGCTGCAAAGCAAGGTATAAAAAAGGAACATATTGAAAACTTGGATACAATTAGGCATTCTGAGAAAATAATATGCAGTGAACGGGAAAAGTTGCAGAGAGAAATGATCATTAATAGAATAGAAACTTTAAATAAAAATGGAGACGAAGGTTATAACATAGTTATTGAGGAAATTGCCTGTTCCTGGTTTAATAGATTTATTGCCTTAAGATTTATGGAAGTTAATAAATACATACCTGAAACTTTTATTATAAAAGATAATGAATACAATTCAATTCAGGAGATTAATGGAATAGATTTTTCTATGGATATGGGAAAAATTCAGGGCATGAAATTAAATAGGGATGTAGAAGGTATATTCAGGTATGTCATATTATCAAGATGTAATGCTTTAAATAAAGTTCTACCTTTTATATTTGAAGAATGGGCAGATTACACAGAATTGTTATTTCCAGAAGATCTCTTAAGTGGAAAAAATTTTGTATTCAAACTTATCCACATAATACCAGAAGAATTATGGCATCATGTGGAAATTATAGGATGGCTTTATGAATATTACATATCTAAAGAACAAAATAGAATAATAAGCTCAAAAAAGAAATACACAAAAAAAGAAATACCTTATGCGACTCAACTGTTTACTCCAGACTGGATAGTAAAATATATGGTTCAAAATTCGCTGGGAAGATATTGGATAGAGGCTCATCCAGAGCAGAAGGATCTTAAGAAAAGCTGGGAATTTTATGTAGAAAATTTGGAATTACAGCAAGAATTAAAACCGTATACAGATAGAAATTTAAAGATTGTAGACATAAAATGTTTTGATCCTGCCTGTGGGTGTGGACATGTACTGGTGTATATGTTCCGATTATTACATCAGATATATAAAAAATGTGGATACGATGAAAATGAAATACCAGAAATAATTATAGAAAATAATCTTTATGGACTTGATATACATGATAGAGCCTGCGAGCTTGCTTGTTTTGTTATTGTCATGGAAGGAATGAAATATGACAAATATCTCCTTGAAAAAATGAAAAGAAAAGCTATAAAATTTAATATAACATCTATAAAGGAAACCAACAATTTTAGTAATGAGGATATAGAGTATGTATTAGGTGATGATTATAATACACATTATAATATTATGAAAAATTTTATAGATCAATTTAAAGATGCAAAGATATATGGCTCTCTTATAGAATTAAGGGAGTTTAAAGAGGATATTCTATTAAATAGACTAGAATATATAAAAAATATAAGGGAAAGTAACTTACTTAAGGAAAAAAGAAGAAAAGAAATTATTGGAGAGCTGTCAAAATTAATAAAACAGGCTCGCATAATGGGGTATACATATGATATTTTAGTAACAAATCCTCCTTATATCAGTAATAAATATTTACCTGAACTTCTGGCAAAGTATATTGGAAAAAATTATCCAGAGGCGAAAAGTGATATATTTTCTGCATTTATGATATATGGCTTTTCAAAAGTAAAATATAATGGACAATTGGCATTTATGACTCCTTTTGTATGGATGTTCATACAGTCTTATCAAAAGTTGAGAGAAGAGATAATTGACCATAAAAGTATAACCAGTCTAATCCAATTGGAATACTCTGGATTTCAGGAGGCTACAGTACCTATATGTACATTTACTTTAAGAAATTATAAAGTTAATATTCAGGGCAGTTATATTAAATTGTCAGACTTTAAAGGCCCTAGTAATCAACCTGTTAAAGCTAAAGAAGCCATAGATAATCCACATGTAAATTATAGATTTACCTTAAATCAAGACAAAATGAAAAGTATTCCAGGCAGCAGATTTGGATACTGGCTTACCAACAGAGAAATTGAAATACTCAATAAAGCAAAGATGGTAGGAAATGTAGCTTTTCCATGCACTGGCATGCAAACGGGAAATAATAATAAGTATATAAGATATTGGTTTGAAGTAAAATATAAACTTATTAATTTTACTGGAGAAAGTGATAGTATAAAATATTGGATACCCTATCAAATGGGAGGGGAAGCCCGAAAATGGTATGGTAATATTTCCGAGGTAATCTACTGGAAAAACAATGGGGAGGAAGTAAGAGCGGAGGAAGGTTCTCTCATAAGAAATGAAAAATTTTTCTTTAAGAAGGGTATAAGCTGGAAAAGGATAACTTCTGGAAATAATACCATAAGAGTTCTAAATAAGGGATTCATTTTTGATCAATCTGCAGATTCCATATTTGTAAAGAGTGAAGAGGATTATAACTATATATTAGCTTTTTTTAATACTAGGATAATGATAAATATATTTAAATTTATATCACCTACTTTAAATCTTACTGCCGGAACAGTTAAGCAAATTCCAATCTATATTGAAAAGAATATAGATATAAAAAGAAGAATCAATGAACTTTGCGAAGAATGTATAAGTATATCAAAAATGGATTGGGATTTTTTTGAGACATCCTGGAATTTTAGAAAACATCCTTTTATATTGATGCACAGTAAAAACATGGATAGGGATAAAAAAGATATACCCAGTAATTATGATTTACAGGCTAAGTATTATATATGCCATGCATTTAATCTCTGGGAATCATTTGCAAATAATCAGTTCAACAAGTTGAAACATAATGAGGAAGAGCTAAACAAAATATTTATCAGTATTTATGGCCTGCAGGATGAATTGACACCGGAAGTTTGGGATAAAGACATTACTATTAGAAGAGCAGATAAAAAAAGAGATATTAAATCGTTCATTTCCTATGCAATGGGATGTATGTTTGGAAGATATTCTATTGATAAAGAGGGTATTATATGTTTTGATAGGGGAACATATGGCCTTTATGGTGATAAAAATACAAATTTTATAAGGTATTTGCCAGATAAGGATAATATTATTCCTGTACTTTGTCACAGCTATTTTAAAAATGATATAGTATGTAGGTTTATACAGTTTGTATATGTAACTTTTGGGGAAAGAACTTTATGTGAAAATCTAAACTTCATATCAGAAACCCTTGGGAAAAAGGAAGGTGAAACAGATGAAGATACCCTGAGAAGATATTTTATGAATGATTTTTTTAAGGACCATATTCAAGTATATAAAAAAAGGCCTATATATTGGTTATTTACATCAGGGAAATATAAAGCGTTCAATTGTTTGGTTTATGTACACAGGTACCATAAGGGAATTTTATCTATAATGAGGGACTGTTATGTAAATAAGATACAGGATAAAATATATAAAGACATACAATTTTTATCCCATAAAATAGAAGATTCTTGTGAAAGAGAAAAGAAGGCTATAAGTAAAAAACTAGAGATTCTTTATAAACAACAGGATGAATTGAATATATATGATGAAATATTGATAAGTAAGGCTAACAAGAACATAGAATTAGAGTTAGACTTAGGCATAAGTGCTAATTACAAAAAATTTTTACCCCTTGTGAAAACCCTAGAAAAATAA